The genomic interval TCTCACCGTCGGCGATTCGCTCGACCGACTCGACGACACGATCGAGGGCTTCGATTTCGCGGAGTTCACCCTCGCTGAAGGCGTCGACACTGCTACGATCGACAGCGACCGCCTCGAGTCGTCGCTCGAGGCGGCACACGCCGACCTGTGTGTTCACTTGCCGTTCAAACAGGACGTGGTGACGCCGGTCCCGGAGATCAACGACGCGATCGTTGCCTCACTGTCTCGCCTCCTCGAGTGGGCGGGTTCGGCCGGAGCGCAGAAGGCGGTGCTACACGGAACGGCCCGAAATCCACACGATACCGATCTGCGGCCGCTCTTTGCTGAGCAACTCGAGGCAATTGGAGAGGCGGCAGCCGACCATGGCGTAGAACTCGTTGTCGAGAACGTCGGCCATCAAAAACGCGGGCTGCCACTGACTGTGCTCGGCGATCTCGCCCGTGAGACAGACACAGCAGTCTGTTTCGATGTCGGTCACGCCTATATGGAAGACGGCAACGACGGCGTCAAACGGTTTGGATCGGGCTACGGCGATCTCGTCTCACATTTGCATGTCCACGACGCACGAAGCCGCGACGATACGCATCTCCCAATTGGTGCGGGCGAGATCGACTACAACATCGTTTCCGAGCAGTTTGCCGGATTCGATGGTACCGTCGCCGTCGAGGTGTTTACCGACGATACGTGGCTTCTTCAGAATACGGCTGAGCGAATAACCGAGTGCCTCGACACAGAGTGAACGCATCCTCCAAAGGCCGTGCATTTCTCACTTCGACGATCCTGGTGGGAGAATTATGCCGCTTGCTCACGTGCGACAGTGTGTGATGACTGTCGACGAACTCACCGACTATGGGATGGAGCGATTGGATGATGAGGCGATCAGACAGTTCCTCGCGACGCACAGTCTCGGCGTGCTCGGATTGCCGACCGACTCCACACCGTACCTGTTGCCACTGTCGTATGGCTTCGACGGCGAATCGCGACTGTACTTCGTCTACGTCACCGGGACTGACAGTACGAAAGCATCGCTATCGGATCGTGCCGATGACGCTAGCTTCCTCGTCTACAGCGCAGAAACGATGTTTCACTGGCAGAGCGTCCTGATCACCGGGACGATTCACCCGCTCTCGACGACTGACTACGAGGATCTCACCGAGGACCAGACACCAACCTGGCGTCCGGAACTGTTCGAAACGGCCAGCACCGACGAGACGACCGACATCTACACCCTCGAGATTGATGACTGGTCCGGCCTGCGCCACTCGGGCACGCCACCGGCGTACACCGAACGCTCAAGTCGCGACGAGTCCGCGTAATCTTGGGTGTAGAGGTTCTCGAGAGGACAAACAGGGCCTGTTAGGAAAACAGTCGTTTGAGCCGGGACGGAACCGAATCGTATCGTTTGGCCAGAATAACGGTCCCTGCGGCGTGTCGCCCGACCGCACGTGAGATCGAGCCGAGAAGCTTCCGCTGTACTAGCCCGCCTCGAGAGACGCCGAGAACAGTGACGTCGTGTGTTGCAGTCCAGTCCGTGATTGTCCCGGCGACATCGCCAGCGGCGACAAGTTTTCGATCAACCGAATGGACGTCCTCGATATCGGCTGCCGTTTCCGCGAGGAGCGCGCGTGCGTCCGTCTCGGAGCGTTCGGGGTCTGCCGTGTCACGGACGTGCAACAGCGTTATCGAGGCGTCGTTCTGACGAGCAATTGCGGCTGCCGTCTCGGCGGCAAACTCGGCGTGTGGCCCTTCCGCAACTGG from Natronolimnobius sp. AArcel1 carries:
- a CDS encoding sugar phosphate isomerase/epimerase, producing the protein MDCGLTVGDSLDRLDDTIEGFDFAEFTLAEGVDTATIDSDRLESSLEAAHADLCVHLPFKQDVVTPVPEINDAIVASLSRLLEWAGSAGAQKAVLHGTARNPHDTDLRPLFAEQLEAIGEAAADHGVELVVENVGHQKRGLPLTVLGDLARETDTAVCFDVGHAYMEDGNDGVKRFGSGYGDLVSHLHVHDARSRDDTHLPIGAGEIDYNIVSEQFAGFDGTVAVEVFTDDTWLLQNTAERITECLDTE
- a CDS encoding pyridoxamine 5'-phosphate oxidase family protein translates to MTVDELTDYGMERLDDEAIRQFLATHSLGVLGLPTDSTPYLLPLSYGFDGESRLYFVYVTGTDSTKASLSDRADDASFLVYSAETMFHWQSVLITGTIHPLSTTDYEDLTEDQTPTWRPELFETASTDETTDIYTLEIDDWSGLRHSGTPPAYTERSSRDESA